CTGTTAATGGTATCACCTTTCCAAAGCGTTTTTGAAAAAGGATAACCATCCGGAGCATAAAGGTAGTATGGACCTGAAAATAAATTTGCATGAGTTTGAACTGGAACAAACTCAATCCGATCAATAAACAGATTACCCTGCGTTTGACTGGTGGATTGTCCGAGACGTACATCAATCTCTCCTAAAGGTAGGGAGATAGGATCAGGAAGAGAGAGTGTAAGCAACCTATAGTTTCCATTTTGTCCTGGCACGTATCCTTGATCTTGAACGTTTTTGGTACTTGGAAATGTAAAATTACCGCCTTGAAGAGTCTGATTTCCTGCATGAACGGATTGCCAAATATCAATGCTTGAATCTGAAGGGTTTGCATAACGGACACGAATATGGTACTGACCTGCTAGTTTATTTGTAATAGGTACAACGAGAGAAGGCCCGAGTGGAAGTTGAACCGCGTTGGTCCCGTTCAATCTTTCCTGTACAACGTTAAGTGAGCTACCATCCTCCATATAACCTTTTTCAGCTGGAATTCCTTTAATCGTAACTACTCCTGTTGTTGGATCTGATTGGCCTATTACATTTTCGGGATGGAGATTTTTGAAAACGAATGCATTTATCACTGCATCTTGGCCACCCAGTTCATCTGTCCATGGAAAGACAAAATGAACTTTATGGTTTTCAGGTGCTACAACCCTCTTGTCATATCCATAACTCCCTCCATTGGTAATACTCGTCCCATCTGCAAAATCCATCATGATTCCAACATACGGACTCATAACCCGTGGTGTTACTCCAATTAAAGGATTGTCTCTTGAAATGTTGATAGGGTCATTTGCACTTCCACCGGAACCGCCGTACGTATATGTTTGTGATTGATTGTATCCTCTATCTAATACTTGCTGAATCTGATCCACTCGATCCCATGTTCTCGTTGAAATTTGCGTCAGTTCACCCGGGAAATTTCCATACAGGTACGTGCTTGGATCACCAGCGGATGGATAGCCTCTCCAATCAAACCTTCCTACTAGATCAGAAAATAAGAATCTCGTTTGTTCTATATCTGTTTGTGTCGGGTAAACTTCCGGACTGTCATTCGTAGGCCATTTATCAAAGGTAGGCCATAATGCAGCAATATCAAACCCATATAATGTTGACGTATAGATAAAGTCGTCGGTGCTAATTTGACTAGATTCATCGTCTTTTATGTTTTGTAGCCCTGTTGCAAAAAGAGTATAAACATTCTCACTATGCTTCACGATCCACTGTTTTAGATAAGTCAGAAAGTTAGTTTTATCTGAATCACTAATTCCCCAATCTGTTTGTTTTGAAATGGCCTCTTTTAAAAGGCCTAGATGCATGGTTGCTGCTTGGACATATAAAGGAAGTGCATAGGCTGCATAGTCTTTTAGTGTAAATTGGGGTATGTCATGAACAAATTGGAGGTGAATCGTATTAACTGTGCTCCCTATAGTTGAGGTCTTCGGATCGGTTAAATTCTTTACTTCTGTAGCTAAAGCATCTAGTTCATTTTTCCAACCTTGTAGCAGTGCCTGTAATTTGTTCAATGTGTCTGTTGTTAACGCTTGGTTAATTAAATCTTGAATCTGCTGCCGCAAAATATCAAATAAATCAGGTTGTGAGGGGGGCCAAATTAAATCAATAATAGGAATAAAAAAGCCAATTACAGGCCCTACAAAAGGAACATAGGAAGAAGCATAGCTTAATATCGTTGTGACTAAAGCACGATAATCGATATTATTGTCTGTTGCAATCTGAAGGTAATCTTGTGTAATTTGTCCATGGTAAACATCATTCCAAACATCTTTTAATAATTGCTCCCAATCAAATCCGTCTGCCTTGTTAGCTAGATTGTTCAACTGTTGATAAGCAGATGTCGATAGTGTGTTATAAGGACCAGTTGATAAAAGATTTTTTTCCTGCATGGCATGATTCCCCCTTTTTGATAAATAAAAACTACGCTAATCAATTTCCTTATTTTAACATTTTCGGTGTATGCCAGTACATCCGCTGGCTTTCATTGGCAAAAAAAAGAACCTGTGACATACTGGAGCTATCACGGTCATCGGGGGAAATCAACATGATAGATGTGGTTGCATTTGGCGAGTTATTGATTGATTTTACACCTGTACAGCAGAAGGAAAAGCCGGGCAGCATTGCATTTGAGCAAAATCCTGGAGGAGCGCCTGCCAATGTACTTGGAGCCCTGTCTCGCTTTGGGAAACGGACTTCATTTATTGGTGCGGTGGGAAACGATGGGTTTGGGCGTTTTTTGCAACAGACCTTGATCCGACAGAATATTGGCACAGAAGGGCTCGTACTCACGGAGGAAGCGCCTACGACGTTGGCTTTTGTCCATCTCGATGAGACGGGCGATCGTTCTTTTCACTTTTACCGCAATCCGGGTGCAGACATGATGCTGCGGGAGCAAGAGGTGAGCGAGGCGCTGATTGCCCAGGCAGCTATTTTTCATTTCGGTACGTTGTCCTTGACGCATGAGCCAGCCCGATCAGCAACCTGGAAAGCAGTCGAGTACGCGAAAAAGCATCAGCGGCTCCTTTCCTTTGACCCGAATATTCGAGAGTCCTTATGGGGGGATCTAGAGGAAGCGAAGGCTATGGCCCTCAAAGGAATGGTGCAGGCCGATATCGTCAAGCTGTCCGAGGAAGAGCTGGCTTTTCTCATGGGGAGCGAGGATGTCGTGGAAGCGACAGCGTGGATGCTTGCGCAATATGATCTGCAAGCTGTTTTTGTCACGTTGGGGGAAAAGGGATGCTTGTACCGCACACGAAATCATTTCGGTACAGTCGGTGGATTTCAAGTAACCGCAATCGATACGACTGGAGCGGGAGACGCGTTTGTGGGCGCGCTGCTCTATCAGCTTCTTGAGGTGGGGGAAAGCATGCTGGATATCCCACAAGCAACGTTAGAGGACATCGTGCGCTTTGCTAATGCCGCAGGTGCACTCGCGACAACGAGATCAGGTGCCATTCCCGCCATGCCTACGCTGTCTGAGGTCAAAAGCTTCATGGAAGCAGCACGGTAGGAGGGAAGCGTCATGATTTTTGTGGAAGTGATCCTGCCTGTCCTGCTCATTTTTCTTAGCGGCTATATTTTGCAGCGCATTTTCAAAATGGATTTGAAGCCGATCTCTTCCCTGGCGATTTACATCTTGTCGACGGCACTCGTTTTTCGGACGTTTTACAAAACACAGCTCGACTTGCAATTATTTTATATCGTGGTGATTTCGCTGCTTTTGCTGGCTGCTCTCGTTGTGATCACGCAGTTGACGGCACGTATGTTCAAATACGATAAGCAACAGGAGAGCGCACTGATGCTCGCGACGGCCTTCATGAACAGTGGCAACTACGGGACGCCGATTATTTTGTTTGCCTTTGGGGAGGCCGGCTTTACGTATGCGGTGCAAATCATGGTTTTTCACGCGATCATGATGGGCGTATTCGGCGTGTATTTTGCCTCTCGAGGCGGGAATGGGATGGGGACGGCCATCAAGGCGATCTTCAAGCAGCCGTCTAATTACGCTGTGGTTCTCGCAATTTTGCTACAACAGCTGCAAATCGTCATCCCGCAAAGCTACTACCAGGCGATTGATCTCGTTGCACAGGCGGCGATTCCAGTTGTGATGCTCATCTTGGGCATGCAGCTCGCCAATGT
The window above is part of the Brevibacillus antibioticus genome. Proteins encoded here:
- a CDS encoding insecticidal delta-endotoxin Cry8Ea1 family protein yields the protein MQEKNLLSTGPYNTLSTSAYQQLNNLANKADGFDWEQLLKDVWNDVYHGQITQDYLQIATDNNIDYRALVTTILSYASSYVPFVGPVIGFFIPIIDLIWPPSQPDLFDILRQQIQDLINQALTTDTLNKLQALLQGWKNELDALATEVKNLTDPKTSTIGSTVNTIHLQFVHDIPQFTLKDYAAYALPLYVQAATMHLGLLKEAISKQTDWGISDSDKTNFLTYLKQWIVKHSENVYTLFATGLQNIKDDESSQISTDDFIYTSTLYGFDIAALWPTFDKWPTNDSPEVYPTQTDIEQTRFLFSDLVGRFDWRGYPSAGDPSTYLYGNFPGELTQISTRTWDRVDQIQQVLDRGYNQSQTYTYGGSGGSANDPINISRDNPLIGVTPRVMSPYVGIMMDFADGTSITNGGSYGYDKRVVAPENHKVHFVFPWTDELGGQDAVINAFVFKNLHPENVIGQSDPTTGVVTIKGIPAEKGYMEDGSSLNVVQERLNGTNAVQLPLGPSLVVPITNKLAGQYHIRVRYANPSDSSIDIWQSVHAGNQTLQGGNFTFPSTKNVQDQGYVPGQNGNYRLLTLSLPDPISLPLGEIDVRLGQSTSQTQGNLFIDRIEFVPVQTHANLFSGPYYLYAPDGYPFSKTLWKGDTINSRISIAGTANVSTEPAVLQFYQDSTLRKEIPIPGSGQNYNYPNTSIPNGFNKIVLHTNQSAGKGIRGTMTISLSN
- a CDS encoding PfkB family carbohydrate kinase, whose protein sequence is MIDVVAFGELLIDFTPVQQKEKPGSIAFEQNPGGAPANVLGALSRFGKRTSFIGAVGNDGFGRFLQQTLIRQNIGTEGLVLTEEAPTTLAFVHLDETGDRSFHFYRNPGADMMLREQEVSEALIAQAAIFHFGTLSLTHEPARSATWKAVEYAKKHQRLLSFDPNIRESLWGDLEEAKAMALKGMVQADIVKLSEEELAFLMGSEDVVEATAWMLAQYDLQAVFVTLGEKGCLYRTRNHFGTVGGFQVTAIDTTGAGDAFVGALLYQLLEVGESMLDIPQATLEDIVRFANAAGALATTRSGAIPAMPTLSEVKSFMEAAR
- a CDS encoding AEC family transporter, giving the protein MIFVEVILPVLLIFLSGYILQRIFKMDLKPISSLAIYILSTALVFRTFYKTQLDLQLFYIVVISLLLLAALVVITQLTARMFKYDKQQESALMLATAFMNSGNYGTPIILFAFGEAGFTYAVQIMVFHAIMMGVFGVYFASRGGNGMGTAIKAIFKQPSNYAVVLAILLQQLQIVIPQSYYQAIDLVAQAAIPVVMLILGMQLANVSTKALEWQGLSAASVIRLVASPLLAYLICLLFPIDPLLQKVLVVLAAMPSAATTAIYAIQFNMRPQFVSSSVLVTTVISIGTLTFLLNILH